The following proteins are encoded in a genomic region of Magnolia sinica isolate HGM2019 chromosome 1, MsV1, whole genome shotgun sequence:
- the LOC131248654 gene encoding cytochrome P450 71A1-like has translation MVISFRQQHSMAILVSLLFFPIFLLILFGFNRAQYKKYNYPPSPFKLPFIGNLHQMGSLPHLSLQALSKKYGPLMLLHVGRTPTLVVSTAEMAEEVLKTNDLVFSSRPSFYAAKTLLYDCTDVSMAAYGEYWRQVRKICVTELLSVKRVQSFAFIRKEEIANIVKDIRASCSISDVNITKMFLTLSSSIISRVAFGKKYIEGDNTGKNTFPDLARELPLLLGAFSVGDLFPLFGYLDVVTGLDARLKRNFRGLDSFFDQVIEDHLIYKTGDVNDEHKDFVDILLHVQKETTTGVQISKDNIKAIILDMYVGATGTTATTLEWAMTELIKSPKALVKAQAEIRSVIGRKMKVEEKDLLQMDYLKYIIKETLRLHPPAPLLIPHESTSRVMLKGYVIPPKTTILVNASAIGRDPTLWENANEFLPERFVNNPVDFKGNDFQLIPFGAGRRICPGISFVNHTMELALANLLYWFDWEFAGDANKDIDMSEAPGLAIHKKIPLHLIPTYHFF, from the exons ATGGTTATCAGTTTCCGGCAACAACATTCAATGGCTATCTTGgtatctcttctcttcttccccatttttCTTCTAATCCTCTTTGGATTCAATAGAGCTCAATACAAAAAATATAATTACCCACCTTCTCCATTCAAGCTTCCGTTCATCGGAAACCTCCACCAGATGGGTTCCCTACCACACCTCTCTCTCCAAGCCTTATCTAAAAAATATGGCCCACTAATGCTTCTCCACGTGGGCAGAACCCCCACTCTCGTTGTTTCAACAGCTGAGATGGCTGAAGAGGTCTTGAAAACCAACGATCTTGTATTTTCAAGCCGGCCATCTTTCTATGCAGCAAAGACACTTCTCTATGATTGCACTGACGTGTCCATGGCAGCCTACGGTGAGTACTGGAGGCAAGTGAGGAAAATCTGCGTCACCGAGCTTTTAAGTGTTAAGAGAGTGCAGTCATTTGCGTTTATTAGGAAAGAGGAAATTGCGAATATTGTCAAGGATATTAGGGCTTCATGTTCGATCTCAGATGTTAATATAACCAAGATGTTTCTCACTCTATCAAGCAGCATTATATCAAGGGTTGCTTTCGGGAAGAAATACATAGAAGGAGATAATACTGGAAAGAATACGTTTCCTGATCTGGCTAGGGAACTGCCACTCCTCCTAGGAGCATTCAGTGTGGGGGATCTTTTCCCATTGTTTGGATATTTGGATGTTGTGACTGGCTTGGATGCAAGATTAAAGAGGAATTTTCGAGGCTTGGATAGTTTCTTTGATCAAGTGATCGAGGACCATCTCATTTACAAGACCGGAGATGTAAACGACGAACACAAAGACTTTGTGGATATATTGCTCCACGTTCAAAAGGAAACCACGACCGGCGTCCAAATCTCCAAAGATAACATCAAAGCCATTATCTTg GACATGTACGTTGGAGCGACTGGAACGACAGCAACCACCTTAGAATGGGCCATGACTGAGCTTATTAAGAGTCCCAAAGCGCTGGTGAAAGCTCAAGCAGAGATAAGAAGCGTGATTGGGAGAAAAATGAAAGTGGAAGAGAAGGACCTTCTTCAGATGGACTACTTGAAATACATAATTAAGGAGACTTTGCGACTTCACCCTCCTGCACCCCTATTAATTCCACATGAATCCACATCAAGGGTGATGCTAAAAGGCTATGTTATCCCTCCAAAAACAACTATCTTGGTTAATGCATCTGCCATTGGGAGGGACCCTACATTATGGGAAAATGCTAATGAGTTTCTCCCAGAGAGATTTGTCAACAACCCAGTTGACTTCAAAGGAAATGATTTTCAATTAATTCCTTTCGGGGCAGGGAGGAGGATTTGCCCTGGAATTTCATTTGTCAACCATACTATGGAGCTTGCTCTTGCCAATCTTTTATATTGGTTTGATTGGGAGTTTGCTGGGGATGCAAATAAGGATATCGACATGAGTGAAGCTCCAGGGTTGGCTATTCATAAGAAAATTCCTCTTCATCTTATTCcaacatatcattttttttaa